One window from the genome of Candidatus Synechococcus calcipolaris G9 encodes:
- a CDS encoding metal-binding protein: MKQPQILKITRKAASLKEKRTVQDSQNTAAQNSSAETRSPDSLGVASPSSASEPTNVSNNHSNNQWWSQRWIDVLESFGWRRRMERARIYVREGRVLSLEFQGEKVQATVQGTAPDPYNVELYLDAFSDEEWQFVVEALAGQAFYSAKLLAGEMPMAIETVFTNAGLSLFPFSKFDIHSNCDCPDPVNPCKHIGAVYYLLGRYFNQDPFILFQLRGQTKAEIMTRLRQLRTGSTVESEPLDVESTDYHPPHLGDRFWNYSEDLPTDLVVIAPAATSETVLTLLDDIPHPEPQEQALVMAHLKEIYQIASQSALMMAMTNQGSPNS; encoded by the coding sequence ATGAAACAACCTCAAATTCTTAAAATCACTCGCAAAGCTGCCAGTCTAAAGGAAAAAAGAACCGTTCAGGACAGCCAAAACACCGCAGCCCAAAATAGTTCAGCAGAGACCCGTTCGCCTGATTCCCTCGGGGTTGCCTCCCCATCATCGGCATCTGAACCAACGAATGTATCTAACAATCACTCCAACAATCAATGGTGGAGCCAACGCTGGATTGATGTTTTAGAATCCTTTGGTTGGCGGCGGCGGATGGAGCGGGCGCGAATCTATGTGCGGGAAGGGCGGGTTTTAAGCTTAGAGTTTCAGGGGGAAAAGGTTCAAGCAACGGTTCAGGGAACGGCCCCTGACCCCTATAACGTAGAACTCTATTTGGATGCCTTCAGTGATGAGGAATGGCAATTTGTGGTTGAAGCCTTAGCGGGACAGGCGTTCTACAGTGCGAAGTTATTGGCGGGTGAAATGCCCATGGCCATTGAGACAGTATTTACCAATGCTGGGCTGAGTCTATTTCCCTTTAGTAAGTTTGATATTCACAGTAATTGTGATTGTCCGGATCCGGTGAACCCCTGTAAGCATATTGGGGCGGTATATTATTTGCTGGGCCGCTATTTTAACCAAGATCCCTTTATCTTATTTCAACTGCGGGGACAGACAAAGGCCGAGATTATGACCCGCCTGCGGCAACTGCGTACTGGCAGCACCGTTGAATCGGAACCCCTAGACGTAGAGTCCACGGACTACCATCCTCCCCATCTGGGCGATCGCTTCTGGAACTACTCCGAAGACTTACCCACAGACTTAGTGGTGATTGCCCCCGCTGCTACGAGTGAAACGGTTTTAACCCTCTTGGATGATATTCCCCATCCAGAACCCCAGGAACAGGCCTTAGTCATGGCTCACCTCAAGGAAATTTATCAAATTGCCAGCCAATCTGCCCTGATGATGGCCATGACGAATCAAGGGTCTCCTAATTCCTAG
- a CDS encoding methyltransferase domain-containing protein: MTEIHQKETNPSYGRIDHYVSDKGQAYFQWQAEDGLTQANYNKHIWQNYVLETDDVLDFGCGGGFLLNALQAHKKVGVEINPHARKNAAELGIDVYATIEEVSGAFDKVISSHALEHVPHPRQAILALKEKLKDQQSRMILLLPLDDWRSSYNREYKANDVNMHLYTWTPQLLGNLLSSCDMRIEMIKVINHAWPPKKELLWQLSPQLFHLAATAWSVISKQRQLLAIATLA; this comes from the coding sequence ATGACTGAAATTCACCAAAAAGAGACTAATCCTAGTTATGGTAGAATTGACCATTATGTAAGCGACAAGGGTCAAGCTTACTTTCAATGGCAAGCTGAGGATGGGCTGACCCAGGCAAATTATAACAAGCATATTTGGCAAAACTATGTCTTAGAAACAGATGATGTTTTAGATTTTGGCTGTGGAGGTGGTTTTTTACTCAATGCCCTCCAAGCCCATAAAAAAGTAGGTGTGGAAATCAATCCCCATGCCCGCAAAAATGCCGCAGAACTGGGTATCGATGTTTACGCAACGATTGAGGAGGTCTCTGGAGCCTTTGATAAGGTGATTAGTAGTCATGCCCTTGAGCATGTCCCCCATCCCCGTCAAGCGATCCTGGCCCTTAAGGAAAAGTTAAAAGACCAACAAAGCCGCATGATTCTTCTTTTGCCCTTGGATGATTGGCGTTCAAGCTACAACCGAGAATATAAAGCCAATGATGTGAATATGCATTTATATACTTGGACACCGCAATTATTGGGTAACTTGCTCAGTTCCTGTGATATGCGGATTGAAATGATCAAGGTGATTAATCATGCCTGGCCACCGAAAAAAGAACTCCTGTGGCAACTTTCTCCCCAACTGTTTCATTTAGCTGCCACAGCCTGGTCTGTGATCAGCAAGCAAAGGCAATTGTTGGCAATAGCAACGTTAGCTTAA
- a CDS encoding transglycosylase SLT domain-containing protein, producing the protein MKKPTTPLKSRLESLVAQNSPFAHLRRWSVGVGIVLVAIAGGGAWYLWQQSPMSAPSSFYHLAIQSPEQRQDQLLQIAQGEPGRERDRAHYLLAVDALDKDQPEDAIRWLKALEMSYPPMTAPILVLRAEAYRRLDDFNQARSIWEDLLRRYPDQPEAAVALLALNNPDAAIARFPQHPLVVEFARQQLAENSDQLPLLVLIARHGLHLPDYGNYLELLTKSYADELTPEDWEAIAFGYWEKLNYKSAGQAYSQAPPSPLNLYRAGRGLQLGQEKEAAISAYQKLITAHPQSSESALAWLRLAQINENPQEKLQLLDRAIATADTANRPDLTGDALKERFLVYESLKATAEATQTQKQLLDRFGQTPGAAELRWMLADRYGKQANWDQARHWAKELVKHNPTSDLAPRAAFWDGLWAQAAGKGSEIKPAWNHLRQAYPHSYYAWRAAGLSQEPVGQFSTISQLQPRVDPQRFERLPLMAGSETLQELYLLGQSQPAWERWQWEFRNRVEPSGPEQLSDGLIRMGVGEYLDGIFMLENLGQRSQREPDIAQFFDSIRTDPRYWYALYPLPYWDTVEKWATSRNLNPLLVMGLIRQESRFQKDIQSIAGAAGLMQVMPETAEWIADRAQIESYDLNDPEDSIRLGTWYLDHTLKLYDQDALLALAGYNAGPGHVDDWLKRFGYTSADRFVESIPFPETYGYVKSVLENYWNYLRLYNNG; encoded by the coding sequence ATGAAGAAGCCGACAACGCCCCTCAAGTCTCGTTTAGAGTCTCTTGTTGCCCAGAATTCCCCCTTTGCCCATTTACGTCGTTGGTCGGTGGGGGTGGGGATTGTATTGGTGGCGATCGCCGGTGGTGGGGCCTGGTATTTATGGCAACAGTCGCCAATGTCTGCCCCCAGTTCCTTCTACCATTTAGCGATTCAGTCTCCAGAACAACGCCAGGATCAACTCTTGCAAATCGCCCAGGGGGAGCCTGGCCGGGAGCGAGATCGGGCCCACTATTTATTGGCGGTAGATGCCCTCGACAAGGATCAACCCGAGGATGCAATTCGCTGGCTCAAGGCCCTGGAAATGTCCTATCCGCCGATGACGGCCCCCATTTTAGTCTTGCGGGCAGAGGCCTATCGTCGCTTAGATGATTTTAATCAGGCGCGATCTATCTGGGAAGACCTGTTGCGCCGATACCCCGATCAACCGGAGGCGGCGGTGGCCCTTTTGGCCTTGAACAATCCCGATGCAGCGATCGCCCGATTTCCCCAACATCCCCTAGTGGTCGAGTTTGCCCGGCAACAACTGGCCGAAAATTCCGATCAATTACCCTTGTTGGTATTGATTGCCCGCCATGGGTTACATTTGCCCGATTATGGCAACTACCTGGAACTTCTCACAAAAAGCTATGCCGATGAACTTACTCCAGAGGATTGGGAAGCTATCGCCTTTGGGTATTGGGAAAAACTAAACTATAAAAGTGCCGGTCAGGCCTATAGCCAGGCTCCCCCCAGCCCCCTGAATCTCTATCGGGCTGGCCGTGGCTTGCAATTGGGCCAAGAGAAAGAGGCGGCGATCTCTGCCTACCAGAAATTAATCACGGCCCATCCCCAAAGTTCTGAGTCTGCCCTGGCCTGGCTGCGTTTAGCCCAAATCAATGAAAATCCCCAGGAAAAACTGCAACTTCTCGACCGGGCGATCGCCACGGCGGATACGGCCAACCGCCCTGATCTGACGGGAGATGCCCTCAAGGAAAGGTTTTTAGTTTATGAATCCCTGAAAGCGACCGCAGAAGCCACCCAGACCCAAAAGCAACTCCTGGATCGTTTTGGCCAGACCCCTGGGGCCGCAGAACTGCGCTGGATGCTGGCCGATCGCTACGGAAAGCAAGCCAACTGGGATCAGGCGCGCCATTGGGCCAAGGAACTGGTTAAACATAATCCCACCAGTGATCTTGCACCCCGGGCTGCCTTTTGGGATGGGTTATGGGCCCAAGCCGCAGGCAAGGGCAGTGAAATTAAACCCGCCTGGAATCACCTACGCCAAGCCTATCCCCATTCCTACTATGCCTGGCGGGCCGCCGGTTTGAGCCAAGAACCTGTGGGTCAATTTAGTACCATCAGTCAACTTCAGCCCAGGGTGGATCCCCAGCGATTTGAGCGACTCCCCCTAATGGCTGGCTCAGAAACTCTCCAAGAACTTTACCTCCTGGGTCAGTCCCAACCCGCCTGGGAACGATGGCAGTGGGAATTTCGCAATCGGGTTGAACCCTCCGGCCCTGAGCAACTCAGCGATGGTCTGATCCGCATGGGAGTGGGTGAGTATCTCGATGGCATTTTTATGCTGGAAAATCTTGGCCAGCGATCGCAACGGGAGCCAGACATCGCTCAATTCTTTGATTCCATTCGCACTGATCCCCGCTATTGGTACGCCCTCTATCCCCTACCCTACTGGGACACCGTAGAAAAATGGGCCACCTCCCGTAACCTGAACCCCCTACTGGTGATGGGTCTGATCCGCCAGGAATCTAGGTTTCAAAAAGATATTCAATCCATTGCCGGAGCTGCTGGCCTAATGCAAGTGATGCCGGAAACCGCGGAGTGGATTGCCGATCGGGCCCAAATTGAGTCCTATGACCTGAATGATCCCGAGGACAGTATTCGCCTCGGCACCTGGTATTTAGATCACACCCTCAAACTCTATGACCAAGATGCCCTCTTAGCCTTGGCCGGATACAATGCGGGCCCCGGCCATGTGGATGATTGGTTAAAGCGGTTTGGCTACACCAGTGCCGATCGCTTTGTGGAATCCATTCCTTTTCCAGAGACCTATGGCTATGTCAAATCGGTATTGGAAAACTATTGGAACTACCTACGTCTCTACAACAATGGGTGA
- the psbD gene encoding photosystem II D2 protein (photosystem q(a) protein), with translation MTIAIGRAPAERGWFDILDDWLKRDRFVFVGWSGILLFPCAYLALGGWLTGTTFVSSWYTHGLASSYLEGCNFLTVAVSTPANSMGHSLILLWGPEAQGDFTRWCQLGGLWTFLALHGAFGLIGFMLRQFEIARLVGIRPYNAIAFSAPIAVFVSVFLMYPLGQSGWFFAPSFGVAAIFRFLLFLQGFHNWTLNPFHMMGVAGVLGGALLCAIHGATVENTLFQDGEGSSTFRAFNPTQAEETYSMVTANRFWSQIFGIAFSNKRWLHFFMLFVPVTGLWMSSIGIVGLALNLRAYDFISQEIRAAEDPEFETFYTKNILLNDGIRAWMAPQDQPHENLVFPEEVLPRGNAL, from the coding sequence ATGACCATAGCGATCGGACGCGCACCAGCAGAGCGGGGGTGGTTTGACATCCTCGATGACTGGCTCAAGCGCGACAGATTTGTCTTCGTGGGTTGGTCGGGTATCCTACTATTTCCCTGCGCCTATTTGGCTCTGGGGGGATGGTTGACCGGCACCACCTTCGTCAGTTCTTGGTATACCCACGGACTGGCTTCCAGTTATCTCGAAGGCTGTAACTTCCTCACCGTTGCAGTCTCAACCCCAGCAAACAGTATGGGACATTCTTTGATCCTATTGTGGGGCCCCGAAGCCCAGGGGGACTTCACCCGTTGGTGTCAATTGGGTGGACTGTGGACTTTTTTGGCGCTCCATGGTGCCTTTGGGCTGATTGGTTTTATGCTACGGCAGTTTGAAATTGCCCGTTTGGTGGGCATTCGTCCCTACAACGCCATTGCCTTCAGCGCACCCATTGCCGTTTTCGTCAGTGTGTTTTTGATGTACCCCTTGGGGCAGTCCGGTTGGTTTTTTGCCCCTAGTTTTGGTGTCGCTGCCATTTTCCGGTTCCTGCTCTTTTTGCAAGGCTTCCACAACTGGACCTTGAATCCCTTCCACATGATGGGGGTTGCCGGGGTCTTGGGCGGTGCTTTGCTGTGTGCCATTCATGGTGCCACGGTTGAGAATACCCTCTTCCAGGATGGAGAAGGTTCTAGTACCTTCCGAGCATTTAACCCAACCCAAGCGGAAGAAACCTATTCGATGGTGACGGCGAACCGGTTCTGGAGTCAGATTTTCGGTATTGCCTTCTCCAACAAACGCTGGCTGCACTTCTTCATGTTATTTGTGCCTGTGACCGGTCTGTGGATGAGTTCCATTGGCATTGTGGGTTTAGCCTTGAACCTGCGCGCCTATGATTTCATCTCCCAGGAGATACGGGCAGCGGAAGACCCAGAATTTGAGACGTTCTACACCAAGAACATTTTGCTCAATGATGGTATCCGTGCCTGGATGGCTCCCCAAGATCAACCCCATGAAAACCTAGTCTTCCCCGAAGAGGTACTGCCCCGTGGTAACGCTCTCTAG
- a CDS encoding glycoside hydrolase 100 family protein, which translates to MSLSFEASAIATARHLLYEKALVYFNHEPVGTIAAIPQKTRVYKDGRYQTVVPETDLNYTELFIRDNVPTTLFFLLDGRADIARNFLDTCLLLQSKDIYTAGIFPASFHVGPDRLTPDYGQRAIGRVASVDATLWWLILAEIYVQRTGDRDWAKQDSVQHGIRQFLRLLLHPGFREAPTLQVPDGAFMIDRPLDVWGAPLEIQVLLYGALISSASLILAGHDYDLTPDDHWRVQQSLKRAIRLRRYLLKHYWLNTRIVQVLRRRPTDLYGDSSIINEYNIRTETIPHWLQHWLGEQGGYLIGNVRTGRPDFRFFTLGNCLGAIFDLLTRKQQKSLFELMLHNHQELFAEMPLRICHPPLDNEDWRNKTGFDPKNQTWCYHNSGHWPCLFWFLVIAMMRHQDYAADVPESYAYHRLLKDGYETLLQRLPEQQWAEYFDGPTGVWIGQQARTYQTWTFTSLLLSHHLLITHPGDRDLMNLPSLRQLLCYLRPN; encoded by the coding sequence ATGTCCTTGAGTTTTGAAGCCTCTGCGATCGCCACGGCCCGCCACCTTCTCTATGAAAAAGCCCTCGTCTATTTTAATCATGAACCCGTTGGCACCATTGCGGCCATCCCCCAAAAAACGCGGGTCTATAAAGATGGCAGATATCAGACCGTCGTTCCAGAAACAGACTTAAACTACACAGAGCTATTTATTCGGGATAATGTCCCCACAACGCTCTTTTTCTTGCTGGATGGCCGGGCGGATATTGCTCGTAATTTTTTAGATACCTGTTTACTCCTCCAGAGCAAGGATATTTATACGGCGGGTATTTTTCCCGCTAGTTTCCATGTTGGCCCCGATCGCCTCACCCCCGATTATGGTCAACGGGCCATTGGTCGGGTTGCCTCGGTGGATGCCACGTTGTGGTGGCTCATTTTGGCCGAAATCTATGTCCAGCGCACCGGCGATCGCGACTGGGCTAAGCAGGATTCGGTGCAGCACGGGATCCGCCAATTTTTACGGCTCCTATTACATCCCGGCTTTCGCGAAGCACCCACCCTCCAGGTTCCCGATGGGGCCTTTATGATTGACCGTCCCTTGGATGTGTGGGGCGCGCCCCTAGAAATTCAAGTGTTGCTCTATGGGGCCCTGATCAGTTCGGCCAGTTTAATTTTGGCCGGCCATGACTACGACTTAACTCCCGATGATCATTGGCGGGTGCAGCAATCCTTAAAACGGGCAATTCGACTACGGCGGTATCTACTCAAACACTACTGGCTGAATACCCGTATTGTCCAAGTATTGCGGCGGCGGCCCACGGATCTCTACGGCGATAGCAGCATTATCAATGAGTACAATATTCGCACAGAAACCATTCCCCATTGGCTGCAACATTGGCTAGGGGAGCAGGGGGGCTATTTGATTGGCAATGTGCGTACCGGTCGCCCGGATTTTCGATTTTTTACCCTGGGGAATTGTTTAGGAGCCATTTTTGATCTGTTAACCCGGAAACAGCAAAAATCTCTTTTTGAACTCATGCTCCATAACCACCAAGAACTCTTTGCGGAGATGCCCCTACGGATTTGCCATCCCCCCCTAGATAACGAAGACTGGCGGAATAAAACTGGCTTTGATCCAAAAAATCAAACCTGGTGCTATCATAATTCCGGTCATTGGCCCTGTTTATTTTGGTTTTTAGTCATTGCCATGATGCGACATCAGGACTATGCAGCGGATGTACCCGAAAGCTATGCCTATCATCGCCTCTTGAAAGATGGCTACGAAACCCTACTCCAGCGATTACCGGAACAGCAATGGGCAGAATATTTTGATGGGCCCACGGGGGTGTGGATTGGTCAACAGGCCCGTACCTACCAAACCTGGACTTTCACCAGTCTCTTGCTCAGTCATCATTTGTTAATTACCCATCCCGGCGATCGCGATCTGATGAATTTACCGTCATTGCGGCAGTTACTCTGTTATCTGCGGCCCAATTAG
- a CDS encoding N-acetylmuramoyl-L-alanine amidase, translating into MGRLEMVAEEGVRPQVQLLSNPARLVVDLPGTSFGRPLTQRSIGNFVREVRVGQFTPQVTRIVIELGPNYTMRPQEVKVRALAPNRWYIQLPKFLPLEGSAVARAQPIQIAVPNPPAYPRARVVIAVDPGHGGRDPGAVGIGGLREKDVVLDISQQLSRILQQRGVQVVLTRNDDRELDLAPRVSRAAQVNARAFVSIHANAFSMSRPDINGLETYYYATGLPLARAIHNSILSRVQVRDRGVRQARFYVLRHTTMPAVLVEVGFLTGREDARNLARPEHRQALAVAIADGIVRYFRL; encoded by the coding sequence ATGGGCCGCCTGGAAATGGTGGCAGAGGAGGGGGTGCGTCCCCAAGTCCAGTTACTTAGTAACCCAGCTCGCCTCGTGGTGGATTTACCGGGCACATCCTTTGGCCGGCCCCTGACCCAGCGATCCATTGGCAATTTTGTCCGGGAAGTACGGGTGGGGCAGTTCACCCCCCAAGTGACCCGGATTGTGATTGAACTAGGGCCAAACTATACCATGCGTCCCCAGGAGGTAAAGGTGCGGGCCCTGGCCCCCAATCGCTGGTATATTCAACTGCCGAAGTTTTTACCCCTAGAGGGATCCGCCGTAGCCAGGGCGCAGCCGATTCAAATTGCCGTGCCCAATCCTCCTGCCTATCCCCGGGCCCGCGTCGTGATTGCCGTGGATCCGGGCCATGGGGGTCGAGATCCCGGAGCCGTTGGCATTGGTGGCCTGCGGGAAAAGGATGTAGTCCTAGATATTTCCCAGCAACTCTCGCGAATCTTGCAACAGCGGGGTGTACAGGTAGTTTTGACCCGTAATGACGATCGCGAGTTGGATTTAGCCCCACGGGTTTCTCGAGCCGCCCAGGTCAATGCCCGCGCCTTTGTGAGTATCCATGCCAATGCCTTCAGTATGTCCCGACCCGATATTAATGGCTTGGAAACCTACTATTACGCAACGGGTTTACCCCTGGCCCGCGCCATTCATAATAGTATTTTGAGTCGGGTTCAGGTGCGCGATCGCGGGGTTCGCCAAGCCCGTTTTTATGTTCTCCGCCATACCACCATGCCCGCCGTATTAGTGGAAGTGGGTTTTTTGACGGGCCGGGAAGATGCACGAAACCTAGCTCGACCCGAACATCGCCAGGCCCTTGCGGTGGCGATCGCCGATGGTATTGTCCGTTATTTTCGACTTTAA